A genome region from Altererythrobacter aquiaggeris includes the following:
- a CDS encoding SufD family Fe-S cluster assembly protein — translation MSELATLPTRHDEDWRYADGDYLAAADVRAINHWRTLDVPAGETRREVGTHQTGGAVDRLRVHVGKRGRFEAFHSITGGKYCRVEIEVTLEEGAHFEFGGVTVGGGDKVQEFVTRVIHAQPNGTSNQVVRAVQWGKSTGNFLGRIEVVRDAQKTDAGQNFRALLLEKGAAANTKPELEIFADDVLCAHGAAIGAMDEQARFYMAARGLPPEATQRLLVQAFIGDAFAALDDDDARERMVEGALAELETRE, via the coding sequence GTGAGCGAGCTGGCCACCCTTCCTACCAGGCATGACGAGGACTGGCGCTATGCCGATGGTGATTATCTTGCCGCGGCGGATGTGCGGGCGATCAACCACTGGCGCACGCTCGACGTGCCCGCCGGCGAAACGCGCCGCGAAGTCGGAACGCATCAAACGGGCGGGGCGGTTGACCGCCTTCGCGTGCATGTCGGCAAGCGTGGGCGGTTCGAAGCCTTCCACTCCATCACCGGCGGCAAATATTGCCGGGTCGAAATCGAAGTGACGCTGGAAGAGGGCGCGCATTTCGAATTTGGCGGGGTGACTGTGGGCGGCGGCGACAAGGTGCAGGAATTCGTCACCCGCGTTATTCATGCCCAGCCCAATGGCACTTCCAACCAGGTCGTGCGCGCTGTGCAATGGGGCAAATCCACGGGCAATTTCCTTGGCCGGATCGAAGTCGTGCGTGATGCGCAGAAAACCGACGCGGGGCAGAATTTTCGCGCCTTGCTGCTGGAAAAAGGCGCGGCGGCGAACACCAAGCCGGAACTCGAAATCTTCGCCGATGATGTGCTGTGCGCGCACGGCGCTGCCATCGGCGCGATGGACGAACAGGCGCGGTTTTATATGGCTGCCCGCGGTTTGCCGCCCGAAGCAACCCAGCGATTGCTGGTGCAGGCCTTTATCGGCGATGCGTTCGCCGCGCTCGACGATGATGACGCGCGTGAACGGATGGTCGAGGGCGCGCTGGCAGAGCTTGAGACGCGCGAATGA
- the purD gene encoding phosphoribosylamine--glycine ligase → MNILLLGSGGREHALAWKLAQSRLLSEAGDTLYAAPGNPGIADHAQLVTLDAGDHAAVTDFCRERNIGLVVIGPEAPLVDGLGDSLRSADIPVFGPGKAAARLEGSKGFTKDLCRRANIPTAGYVRTASFDQAVAALAGFTPPYVLKADGLAAGKGVLIPETRKQAVAALEDMFGGQFGDAGAEVVIEEFMQGEEASFFALTDGKAIMPFGSAQDHKRVGEGDTGPNTGGMGAYSPAPVLTAALEAAVMQRIIEPTVKTLAAEGTPYSGVLFAGLMLTDEGPKLIEYNARFGDPECQVLMSRLTSDLGELMLACATGTLAQSASAQFAGETALTVVMAAQGYPAAPETGGAIDLGRAEDGGAKVFHAGTRLADGQLTSSGGRVLNVTATGSNVTAAKAAAYKAVDAVNFPDGFCRRDIGWREAEREAG, encoded by the coding sequence ATGAATATCCTTTTGCTGGGGTCGGGCGGACGCGAACATGCGCTGGCCTGGAAGCTGGCGCAATCCCGTTTGCTGTCGGAGGCTGGGGATACACTCTACGCCGCGCCGGGCAACCCGGGGATAGCGGATCATGCGCAGCTGGTTACGCTGGACGCCGGCGATCACGCCGCGGTGACCGATTTCTGCCGCGAACGGAATATCGGGCTGGTGGTGATCGGTCCCGAAGCGCCCCTGGTGGACGGGCTGGGAGATAGCTTGCGCAGCGCGGATATTCCGGTGTTCGGGCCGGGCAAAGCCGCAGCCCGGCTCGAAGGCAGCAAGGGCTTCACCAAGGATTTGTGCCGGCGCGCGAATATCCCCACCGCCGGTTATGTCCGCACCGCCTCGTTTGATCAGGCGGTCGCAGCGTTAGCCGGGTTCACCCCGCCCTATGTGCTCAAGGCTGACGGTTTGGCAGCGGGCAAAGGCGTGCTGATCCCCGAAACCCGCAAACAGGCTGTCGCGGCGCTGGAAGATATGTTCGGCGGCCAGTTCGGCGACGCCGGAGCAGAAGTGGTGATCGAAGAGTTCATGCAAGGCGAGGAAGCCAGCTTCTTTGCGCTGACCGATGGCAAGGCGATCATGCCGTTCGGCAGCGCGCAAGATCACAAGCGCGTGGGCGAAGGCGACACCGGCCCCAACACCGGCGGCATGGGCGCATACAGCCCCGCGCCCGTGCTCACCGCTGCGTTGGAAGCGGCCGTGATGCAGCGCATTATCGAGCCGACAGTCAAAACGCTCGCCGCCGAAGGAACGCCATATTCAGGCGTATTGTTTGCCGGCCTGATGCTGACCGATGAAGGCCCCAAACTTATCGAGTATAACGCGCGGTTCGGCGATCCCGAATGCCAGGTATTGATGAGCCGCCTGACCAGCGATCTGGGCGAATTGATGCTTGCCTGCGCCACGGGCACCCTGGCCCAAAGCGCATCGGCGCAATTTGCTGGCGAAACCGCGCTGACAGTGGTGATGGCAGCGCAAGGTTATCCCGCCGCGCCCGAAACGGGCGGCGCCATCGACCTTGGCCGCGCCGAGGATGGCGGCGCGAAAGTGTTCCATGCCGGCACCAGACTGGCGGATGGCCAGCTGACTTCCAGCGGAGGGCGCGTGCTCAACGTCACCGCCACCGGCAGCAACGTCACCGCAGCCAAAGCCGCCGCTTACAAGGCAGTGGACGCGGTCAATTTCCCCGACGGATTCTGCCGCCGCGACATCGGCTGGCGCGAAGCCGAGCGTGAAGCGGGCTAG
- the rpmB gene encoding 50S ribosomal protein L28, translated as MSRICELTGKGRLTGNNVSHANNKTKRVFLPNLQKVTLMSEKLDRSFKFRVSTNGLRSVEHVGGLDNWLLKTKAEKLSTGALKVKRELHKAVKAETEAAA; from the coding sequence ATGTCGCGCATTTGCGAACTGACCGGCAAGGGTCGTCTGACTGGCAACAATGTCAGCCACGCCAACAACAAGACCAAGCGTGTCTTCCTGCCTAACCTGCAAAAAGTTACGCTGATGAGCGAGAAGCTCGATCGCAGCTTCAAGTTCCGCGTATCGACCAACGGTCTGCGTTCGGTCGAGCATGTCGGCGGCCTCGACAATTGGCTGCTCAAGACGAAAGCTGAAAAGCTGAGCACCGGCGCGCTCAAGGTGAAGCGCGAACTGCACAAGGCGGTCAAGGCCGAGACCGAAGCGGCTGCTTAA
- a CDS encoding cysteine desulfurase has protein sequence MSKTATLMRKADLREEFPGMVTPDGQPWHYLDTAATAQKPQAVIDAMSNALGRDYATVHRGVYARSADMTQAYEAARARVARFMGASDAGEIVFVRGATEGINLVAQSWGGANLAAGDRIMLSQLEHHSNIVPWQMIAEKTGAQIDVCPITDDGLIDLDAMEKMLTPQHKIVALAHVSNVLGSILGAKRAAKLAHKVGAKLLLDGCQAAPRMRLNMAELDCDFYVMSAHKLYGPTGIGVLWARAELLDTMPPYQGGGAMIDKVTFARTTYAPAPQRFEAGTPMITEAIALHAAVDYVDALDPESLFAHESGLAATLRSELRKINSIRLFGPEKSAGIVSFEMEGVHPHDLGTILDEENVAIRAGHHCAQPLMAHLGVTATARASFGIYSDESDIEALLRGIARTKRIFG, from the coding sequence ATGAGCAAAACCGCAACCCTGATGCGGAAGGCCGACTTGCGCGAGGAATTTCCGGGCATGGTCACGCCGGACGGCCAGCCGTGGCACTATCTCGACACTGCGGCGACGGCGCAAAAACCGCAGGCCGTGATCGACGCCATGAGCAACGCGCTGGGCCGCGATTACGCGACCGTGCACCGCGGTGTCTATGCACGGTCGGCCGATATGACGCAGGCCTATGAGGCGGCGCGGGCGCGTGTTGCCAGATTCATGGGCGCGAGCGATGCAGGCGAGATTGTCTTCGTGCGCGGCGCGACCGAGGGGATCAATCTGGTCGCGCAGAGCTGGGGCGGGGCAAATCTGGCAGCGGGCGACCGCATCATGCTCAGCCAGCTGGAGCATCACAGCAACATCGTGCCCTGGCAGATGATTGCCGAGAAAACCGGCGCGCAAATCGACGTATGTCCGATCACCGATGACGGGTTGATCGATCTGGACGCGATGGAAAAGATGCTGACACCGCAGCACAAGATCGTCGCGCTGGCGCATGTTTCCAACGTGCTGGGTTCGATATTGGGCGCGAAGCGGGCGGCGAAACTGGCGCATAAAGTCGGCGCGAAGCTGCTGCTCGACGGGTGTCAGGCCGCACCGCGGATGCGGCTGAATATGGCCGAGCTTGACTGCGATTTCTATGTGATGTCGGCGCATAAACTCTACGGCCCGACCGGTATCGGCGTACTGTGGGCGCGCGCGGAACTGCTTGACACCATGCCCCCCTACCAGGGTGGCGGGGCGATGATCGACAAGGTCACTTTTGCCCGAACCACCTACGCACCTGCCCCGCAGCGGTTCGAGGCAGGAACGCCGATGATTACCGAGGCGATCGCGCTGCACGCGGCAGTGGATTACGTCGATGCGCTCGATCCGGAAAGCCTGTTTGCGCATGAAAGCGGCCTCGCTGCGACTCTGCGTAGTGAGCTTCGCAAGATCAATTCAATCCGTCTGTTCGGCCCTGAAAAGTCGGCCGGAATCGTCTCGTTCGAGATGGAGGGGGTTCACCCGCACGATCTGGGCACCATATTGGATGAAGAAAACGTCGCGATCCGCGCCGGCCATCACTGCGCGCAGCCGCTGATGGCGCATCTGGGCGTCACCGCCACCGCGCGGGCCAGCTTTGGAATTTATAGCGACGAAAGTGATATAGAGGCGCTGCTGCGCGGTATCGCACGGACCAAAAGGATTTTTGGATGA
- a CDS encoding nucleoside deaminase: MVKWPIADPMVRALALARNAAAAGEVPVGAVIVRGGTIIAEAHNEPRGSSDPTAHAEMLAIRRAAAALGQERLGDCDLYVTLEPCPMCAGAIAHARIGRLYYAASDPKGGAVENGARLFGQPGALHRPEVYSGIGEAEAAGLLRTFFRAMR; encoded by the coding sequence ATGGTGAAATGGCCAATAGCTGATCCGATGGTGCGCGCGCTTGCGCTGGCCCGCAATGCTGCGGCTGCCGGCGAGGTGCCCGTTGGCGCGGTAATCGTCCGCGGCGGCACGATTATCGCGGAGGCGCATAACGAACCGCGTGGTTCGAGCGATCCCACCGCCCATGCCGAAATGCTGGCAATCAGGCGGGCGGCGGCGGCGCTGGGGCAGGAACGGCTTGGCGATTGCGACCTCTATGTCACACTTGAACCTTGTCCGATGTGCGCGGGTGCGATTGCCCATGCGCGCATCGGTCGGCTGTATTACGCGGCCAGCGATCCCAAAGGCGGCGCAGTTGAAAACGGTGCGCGCCTGTTCGGCCAGCCGGGCGCCTTGCACCGGCCGGAAGTGTACAGCGGCATTGGCGAAGCCGAAGCCGCCGGACTGTTACGCACGTTTTTTCGGGCCATGCGATAG
- a CDS encoding iron-sulfur cluster assembly accessory protein codes for MTVTKTSPVKRSLPAAVKLTRAAQQRVTDLMAKAPADAIGVKLSTPRRGCSGLAYSVDYVTSEEKFDEKIETPGGVFYIDGASVLYLVGSIMDWVEDDFTAGFTFENPNAKGACGCGESFMV; via the coding sequence ATGACCGTGACGAAAACCTCACCTGTAAAACGCTCGCTCCCCGCAGCGGTAAAGCTGACCAGGGCCGCCCAGCAGCGCGTGACCGATCTGATGGCCAAAGCGCCCGCTGACGCGATTGGCGTAAAGCTGTCCACCCCGCGGCGCGGGTGTTCGGGCCTTGCCTATTCGGTCGATTACGTGACCAGCGAGGAGAAATTCGACGAAAAAATCGAAACTCCCGGCGGCGTGTTCTACATCGACGGGGCCAGCGTGCTGTATCTGGTCGGATCGATCATGGATTGGGTGGAGGACGATTTTACTGCCGGTTTCACATTTGAAAACCCCAATGCCAAAGGGGCTTGTGGCTGCGGCGAAAGCTTTATGGTCTGA
- the xseA gene encoding exodeoxyribonuclease VII large subunit, with protein sequence MPAPTSDDDNSGGLVAKGVPGDNAEPLSISEISGMLKRTVEDRFGFVRLRGELSGVKRAASGHLYCSLKDDKARIDGVMWKGTAGRLGFVPEDGIEVIASGKLTTYPGRSSYQIVIERMEVAGEGALLALLEKTRRRLEAEGLFAPERKRALPYLPQVIGVVTSPTGAVIRDILHRLADRFPSHVLVWPVLVQGQGSAQQVAQAIRGFSSIPEGGDVPRPDLVIIARGGGSIEDLWGFNEEAVVRAIAECTIPVISAVGHETDTTLADYAADRRAPTPTAAAELAVPVRRDLAALLDEMGLRQRRSVARPLTLGRERLEARIGRMPKPETLFQPQTQKLDDLAERLRRGLSDRAAQARLALQSDKARLSVPLLVSRVGRASERLAAARLIPELVQRPIADYRTKLAALGRLAGQLHPDGPLQRGYVRVMSAGGQTLTDKRRAAKEPALTLKFRDGTLDVAPATGAPAPKPKSPRQKPRPDPAQGAQDDLFG encoded by the coding sequence ATGCCCGCTCCCACTTCCGATGATGACAACTCTGGCGGGTTGGTAGCGAAGGGGGTGCCCGGCGACAACGCCGAGCCGCTGTCGATCAGCGAAATTTCGGGGATGCTGAAGCGCACGGTCGAGGACCGCTTCGGCTTTGTCCGGCTGCGCGGCGAGTTGTCAGGGGTCAAACGCGCCGCATCGGGCCACCTTTATTGCTCGCTCAAGGATGACAAGGCGCGGATCGACGGGGTGATGTGGAAAGGCACTGCCGGGCGGCTGGGTTTTGTCCCCGAAGACGGCATCGAAGTGATCGCCAGCGGCAAGCTGACGACATATCCTGGACGATCCAGCTATCAGATCGTGATCGAGCGGATGGAAGTGGCGGGCGAGGGTGCGCTGCTCGCCCTGCTTGAAAAAACCAGGCGGCGGCTTGAGGCGGAAGGGCTGTTTGCGCCCGAACGCAAGCGCGCATTGCCCTATCTGCCGCAGGTAATCGGCGTCGTGACATCGCCCACGGGGGCGGTGATCCGCGATATCCTGCACCGGCTGGCGGACCGTTTCCCCAGCCATGTTCTGGTGTGGCCGGTGCTGGTGCAGGGGCAGGGCTCCGCGCAGCAGGTGGCGCAGGCAATCCGCGGATTTTCGTCGATCCCCGAAGGCGGCGATGTGCCCCGGCCCGATCTGGTGATCATCGCGCGGGGCGGCGGCTCGATCGAGGATTTGTGGGGCTTCAACGAAGAAGCGGTGGTGCGCGCAATTGCCGAATGCACCATCCCGGTCATTTCGGCAGTCGGGCATGAAACCGATACGACGCTCGCCGATTATGCGGCGGACCGGCGCGCGCCGACACCGACAGCGGCAGCAGAGCTGGCAGTGCCCGTACGCCGCGATCTGGCTGCATTGCTCGACGAAATGGGGCTGCGCCAACGCCGCAGCGTGGCCCGCCCGCTGACGCTGGGACGCGAACGGCTGGAGGCGCGGATTGGCCGGATGCCCAAGCCGGAAACGCTATTCCAGCCCCAGACGCAGAAGCTGGACGATCTGGCCGAACGGCTCCGGCGCGGGCTTTCCGACAGGGCGGCGCAGGCGCGCCTGGCATTGCAGTCGGACAAGGCGCGGCTATCGGTGCCCCTGCTGGTGTCGCGCGTGGGCAGGGCGAGCGAACGGCTGGCGGCGGCGCGGCTGATCCCGGAACTGGTGCAGCGCCCGATTGCCGATTACCGCACAAAACTGGCCGCGCTGGGAAGGCTGGCCGGACAATTGCATCCCGATGGCCCGCTGCAGCGCGGCTATGTGCGGGTGATGTCCGCCGGCGGCCAGACTTTGACCGACAAACGGCGGGCCGCGAAAGAGCCCGCATTGACGCTGAAATTCCGTGACGGGACGCTCGATGTTGCTCCTGCAACGGGCGCACCGGCTCCAAAGCCCAAATCGCCGCGCCAAAAACCCCGTCCTGACCCGGCACAGGGCGCGCAAGATGATTTATTCGGCTAG
- a CDS encoding esterase-like activity of phytase family protein encodes MRRIALLLLIAAGLAPGTWIRSAPPDRAVLQGLTVTKLDAAANPQGAMRLQGVWSLASRNEHFGGYSALLLTEGGRMFAASDRGRVLDFARPDGARSGPPQMRRFRPEQPSAKHLADIEAITRDPESGLIWAAYEGSNAIMRVDPATGEQIRVFPESMQDWSSNSGPEAMVRMADGRFIVLSESLGGVVGRASPAVMFSGDPVEPAEVFGFSFQAPDGYRATDMAALPDGRMLILVRRVVFGFPPGFASKIVLADPATITRGAIWRGMVIAELDAIAPSENYEAIAAEPASAQAGSPVTIWVMSDDNLATLQRTLLLKLKYTPPAAPKHEKAREKPARSSG; translated from the coding sequence ATGCGGCGGATAGCTCTTCTTCTTTTGATCGCTGCGGGTCTGGCGCCCGGGACATGGATCCGCTCCGCTCCGCCCGATCGCGCCGTTTTGCAAGGGCTGACTGTCACAAAACTCGATGCTGCTGCCAATCCGCAGGGCGCCATGCGCCTGCAAGGTGTCTGGTCGCTTGCCAGCAGGAACGAGCATTTCGGCGGCTATTCCGCGCTGCTGCTGACAGAGGGCGGGCGGATGTTTGCCGCGAGCGACCGCGGGCGTGTGCTCGATTTTGCCCGCCCCGACGGCGCGCGATCGGGCCCGCCGCAAATGCGCCGCTTCCGACCCGAACAACCCTCGGCCAAACATCTGGCGGATATCGAGGCGATAACCCGCGATCCCGAAAGCGGGCTGATCTGGGCAGCTTATGAGGGCAGCAATGCGATCATGCGCGTCGATCCTGCAACGGGCGAGCAGATCCGCGTGTTTCCCGAATCCATGCAGGACTGGTCGAGTAATTCCGGCCCGGAAGCGATGGTCCGCATGGCTGACGGACGGTTTATCGTTCTGTCGGAATCGCTTGGCGGTGTGGTCGGGCGGGCTTCGCCAGCGGTCATGTTCAGCGGCGATCCGGTGGAACCTGCAGAGGTGTTTGGCTTCAGTTTTCAGGCACCGGACGGCTACCGCGCGACCGATATGGCAGCCCTGCCCGACGGGCGGATGCTGATCCTCGTGCGGCGGGTCGTGTTTGGTTTCCCCCCCGGGTTTGCCAGCAAGATTGTTCTGGCTGACCCTGCAACGATCACGCGCGGGGCCATTTGGCGCGGCATGGTGATTGCGGAACTCGATGCAATTGCGCCGTCCGAAAATTACGAAGCGATCGCGGCCGAGCCAGCGTCTGCCCAGGCGGGATCGCCAGTGACGATTTGGGTCATGTCGGACGATAATCTTGCGACATTACAGCGAACATTGCTGCTCAAACTAAAATACACCCCGCCTGCAGCGCCAAAACACGAAAAAGCGCGCGAGAAACCCGCGCGCTCTTCTGGTTAG
- a CDS encoding SUF system Fe-S cluster assembly protein, producing the protein MNDQSKIAVEEVDKVATPPRARVEDETPAESMAESMGAKLERKRDYLEGFLAKKPETTPMGEAGSELQQAVIDALKEIYDPEIPVNIYDLGLIYGVEVSADADVTVNMTLTTPNCPVAESMPGEVELRAGAVPGVRDAEVVLVWDPPWDPAKMSDEARLELGML; encoded by the coding sequence ATGAACGACCAGAGCAAGATTGCCGTTGAAGAGGTCGATAAGGTCGCGACCCCGCCGCGCGCCCGTGTCGAGGACGAAACGCCCGCCGAATCCATGGCCGAATCCATGGGCGCCAAGCTGGAGCGCAAACGCGACTACCTCGAAGGGTTTTTGGCCAAGAAGCCCGAAACCACGCCGATGGGCGAGGCAGGCAGCGAATTGCAGCAGGCGGTGATCGACGCGCTCAAGGAAATTTACGATCCGGAAATTCCGGTCAACATTTATGATCTCGGGCTGATTTACGGTGTGGAAGTGTCAGCGGATGCCGATGTCACGGTGAACATGACGCTCACCACACCCAATTGCCCGGTTGCCGAGAGTATGCCCGGCGAGGTTGAATTGCGCGCCGGGGCCGTGCCGGGCGTGCGCGATGCCGAAGTCGTTCTGGTGTGGGACCCGCCGTGGGACCCTGCGAAGATGAGCGACGAGGCGCGGCTCGAATTAGGGATGCTGTGA
- a CDS encoding DUF2093 domain-containing protein — MLMSSSDKPAILQYGPNGFRVIKPGKYVECAVSGEAVPLEELRYWDVERQEAYCSCEHATRRLTGEA, encoded by the coding sequence ATGTTGATGTCTTCAAGCGATAAACCCGCCATTCTCCAATATGGACCCAACGGCTTCCGCGTGATCAAACCCGGCAAATATGTCGAATGCGCGGTCAGCGGCGAAGCTGTGCCGCTGGAAGAATTGCGTTACTGGGATGTGGAACGGCAGGAAGCCTATTGCTCCTGCGAGCACGCGACCCGCCGCCTGACCGGAGAAGCGTGA
- a CDS encoding adenosine kinase, which translates to MTDPKFDVIAIGNAIVDVMAPCEDALIEELGLARGGMTLVDTDGARRLYDAMGPAKEISGGSAANTLAGLAALGAKCAFIGQVASDQLGDVFSHDIRAAGIDFSTPAREGEPPTGRCLIFVTPDGERTMNTFLGASQFLPPAALDESAIADAAVLYLEGYLWDPEEPRSAMRRAIGVARDAGRKVAFTASESFVIDRHGDDFRELIADGLIDILFVNEHELASLTGESDFDAGLAQLDGKVPVIVATRSANGAVAVSNGVRAEVAAEPIDKVVDTTGAGDLFAAGFLSGHVKGDTLENCLTRGAICAAEVISHYGARPDADIKALVEKRLG; encoded by the coding sequence ATGACTGACCCGAAATTTGATGTGATCGCGATCGGCAACGCGATCGTCGATGTGATGGCACCGTGCGAAGATGCGCTGATCGAGGAACTTGGGCTGGCGCGCGGCGGGATGACGCTGGTCGATACGGACGGTGCGCGGCGGCTGTATGATGCGATGGGTCCGGCCAAGGAAATTTCGGGCGGTTCGGCAGCCAATACGCTGGCGGGCCTGGCCGCGCTGGGCGCAAAATGTGCTTTTATCGGCCAGGTTGCAAGCGATCAGCTGGGCGATGTGTTCAGCCATGATATCCGCGCTGCGGGGATCGATTTTTCCACCCCTGCACGCGAAGGCGAACCGCCGACGGGGCGCTGCCTGATTTTCGTGACGCCCGATGGCGAGCGGACGATGAACACTTTTCTGGGAGCAAGCCAGTTCTTGCCGCCCGCCGCACTTGATGAAAGCGCGATTGCCGATGCCGCAGTGCTCTATCTCGAAGGATATCTGTGGGACCCCGAAGAACCGCGCAGCGCGATGCGCCGGGCCATCGGTGTTGCCCGCGATGCCGGCCGCAAGGTCGCTTTCACAGCATCCGAAAGTTTTGTAATCGACCGCCACGGCGATGATTTCCGCGAGCTGATCGCGGACGGCCTGATCGACATTCTGTTTGTCAACGAACATGAGCTTGCCTCGCTGACCGGCGAAAGCGATTTTGATGCCGGCCTTGCGCAGCTGGACGGCAAAGTGCCGGTAATCGTCGCCACCCGCAGCGCCAATGGCGCGGTGGCGGTATCGAACGGCGTTCGCGCGGAAGTGGCCGCAGAACCGATCGACAAGGTGGTCGATACGACGGGCGCAGGCGATCTGTTTGCCGCCGGTTTCCTGTCAGGCCACGTCAAGGGCGACACGCTCGAAAACTGCCTGACGCGCGGCGCAATCTGCGCAGCCGAAGTCATCAGCCATTACGGCGCACGGCCCGACGCGGACATCAAAGCGCTGGTGGAAAAACGGCTGGGCTAG
- a CDS encoding M23 family metallopeptidase, with protein sequence MIRFDRLIGVSAPLLLLLSSCVGDAARQTDMAEDVAVVQPLPAPSPVQQPVAETPERGTDPAGPTTFVFNGELTQGGWIRGQAPGGTVSARLGDEVLELDDDGRFFAAFDRDAGGSTRLSATLRDGRKIDSPLVISPRQWNIERVNLARNRGGPSEAFLRRRRPELAQINAARQVDADSLGWSQDFIWPVKGRISGRFGNQRIYAGVPGSYHSGIDIATGESGTPYVAPADGVVTLATTSPFSLEGYLLIIDHGMGLNSAFLHNSRLAVRTGDVVKKGQYIGNIGSTGSATGPHLHWSLKWRDTRLDPLLFTGPM encoded by the coding sequence GTGATCCGTTTTGATCGATTGATCGGCGTGAGCGCGCCCCTGCTGTTGCTTCTGAGTAGCTGTGTCGGCGATGCTGCGCGGCAGACTGACATGGCGGAAGATGTGGCCGTGGTACAACCGCTGCCCGCCCCGTCACCGGTGCAGCAGCCGGTTGCGGAGACCCCCGAACGCGGCACCGACCCGGCTGGCCCGACGACCTTTGTATTCAATGGCGAACTCACGCAGGGCGGCTGGATACGCGGGCAGGCACCCGGCGGGACGGTATCGGCGCGATTGGGTGACGAAGTGCTGGAATTGGACGATGACGGGCGCTTTTTCGCCGCATTCGACCGTGATGCGGGCGGTTCGACACGGCTTTCGGCGACCTTGCGCGACGGGCGGAAAATCGACAGTCCGCTGGTGATCAGTCCGCGGCAATGGAACATCGAACGCGTCAATCTGGCCCGCAATCGCGGCGGACCCAGCGAAGCGTTCTTGCGCCGCCGCCGCCCCGAACTGGCGCAAATCAACGCCGCCCGGCAGGTTGATGCCGATAGTCTGGGCTGGAGCCAGGATTTTATCTGGCCGGTAAAGGGCCGGATTTCGGGCCGCTTCGGCAACCAGCGGATCTATGCCGGTGTTCCGGGCAGCTATCATTCGGGTATCGATATTGCGACGGGCGAAAGCGGAACCCCCTATGTCGCGCCCGCCGACGGGGTGGTGACTTTGGCCACGACCTCGCCGTTTTCGCTCGAGGGATATTTGCTCATCATCGATCACGGGATGGGGCTGAACAGTGCCTTCCTGCACAACAGCAGGCTGGCTGTGCGCACCGGTGACGTGGTGAAAAAAGGGCAATATATCGGCAATATCGGGTCCACCGGCAGCGCCACGGGGCCGCATCTACACTGGAGCCTGAAATGGCGCGATACGCGGCTCGATCCGCTGCTGTTCACCGGCCCGATGTAA
- a CDS encoding EI24 domain-containing protein, whose product MGSVLSAFGLAFGQLADRRILAILAKTIAVTLLVFAALAYAGSFAFDALLERSGFAQASDEVSSLLALLAGLLAGWFLFRFVALAVIQFFAEDVVQAVEDRHYPEAAHTARKLSFSQEASGSLKSAARAIIVNLIALPFAIVLLVTGIGAPLLFWAVNAHLLGRELQDMVWLRQPGEADEKPPLTGPTRFMLGGVVAALLLIPFVNLLAPVLGAASAAHLIHRKRIVTHAR is encoded by the coding sequence ATGGGTAGCGTTCTTTCCGCATTCGGCCTGGCATTCGGGCAGCTGGCAGATCGCCGGATTCTGGCAATTCTGGCAAAGACGATTGCGGTCACGCTGCTGGTGTTTGCCGCGCTCGCCTATGCCGGATCATTTGCGTTCGACGCGCTGCTGGAGCGGAGCGGTTTTGCACAAGCCAGCGATGAAGTTTCCAGCCTGCTGGCGCTGCTGGCGGGGCTGCTGGCGGGATGGTTTCTGTTCCGCTTCGTCGCGCTGGCGGTGATCCAGTTCTTTGCCGAAGATGTCGTGCAAGCCGTGGAGGACCGGCACTACCCCGAAGCCGCGCATACGGCGCGCAAATTGTCTTTTTCGCAGGAAGCATCGGGCAGCCTTAAATCCGCGGCGCGCGCGATAATCGTAAATCTGATCGCATTGCCGTTTGCAATTGTCTTGCTGGTCACCGGAATTGGTGCACCGCTGCTGTTCTGGGCGGTGAATGCACATCTTCTGGGGCGCGAATTGCAGGACATGGTCTGGCTGCGCCAACCCGGCGAGGCTGATGAAAAGCCGCCGCTAACGGGTCCGACGCGGTTCATGCTGGGCGGTGTAGTTGCCGCGCTGCTGCTGATACCTTTCGTCAATTTGCTCGCCCCCGTATTGGGTGCCGCGAGCGCCGCTCACCTGATTCACAGAAAACGGATTGTTACCCATGCACGCTAA